The following are encoded together in the Rhinopithecus roxellana isolate Shanxi Qingling chromosome 5, ASM756505v1, whole genome shotgun sequence genome:
- the LARP6 gene encoding la-related protein 6 isoform X1 — MAQSGGEARPGPETAVQIRVAIQEAEDVDELEDEEEGAETRGAGDPARYLSPGWGSASEEEPSRGHSGTTASGGENEREDLEQEWKPPDEELIKKLVDQIEFYFSDENLEKDAFLLKHVRRNKLGYVSVKLLTSFKKVKHLTRDWRTTAHALKYSVVLELNEDHRKVRRTTPVPLFPNENLPSKMLLVYDLYLSPKLWALATPQKNGRVQEKVMEHLLKLFGTFGVISSVRILKPGRELPPDIRRISSRYSQVGTQECAIVEFEEVEAAIKAHEFMITESQGKENMKAVLIGMKPPKKKPAKDKNHDEEPPVSIHLNKSLNKRVEELQYMGDESSANSSSDPESNPTSPMAGRRHMATNKLSPSGHQNLFLSPNASPCTSPWSSPLAQRKGVSRKSPLAEEGRLNCSTSPEIFRKCMDYSSDSSVTPSGSPWVRRRRQAEMGTQEKSPGVSPLLSRKMQTADGLPVGVLRLPRGPDNTRGFHGHERSRACV, encoded by the exons ATGGCCCAGTCTGGCGGGGAGGCTCGGCCCGGGCCTGAGACGGCGGTGCAGATCCGCGTCGCCATCCAGGAGGCCGAGGACGTGGACGAGttggaggacgaggaggaggggGCGGAGACGCGGGGCGCCGGGGACCCGGCCCGGTACCTCAGCCCCGGCTGGGGCAGCGCCAGCGAGGAGGAGCCGAGCCGCGGGCACAG TGGCACCACTGCAAGTGGAGGCGAGAATGAGCGTGAGGACCTGGAGCAGGAGTGGAAGCCCCCGGACGAGGAGTTGATCAAGAAACTGGTGGATCAGATCGAATTCTACTTTTCAGATGAAAACCTGGAGAAGGACGCTTTTTTGCTAAAGCACGTGAGGAGGAACAAGCTGGGATATGTGAGCGTTAAGCTACTCACGTCCTTTAAAAAG GTGAAACACCTTACACGGGACTGGAGAACCACAGCACATGCCTTGAAGTATTCAGTGGTCCTTGAGTTGAATGAGGACCACCGGAAGGTGAGGAGGACCACCCCTGTCCCACTGTTCCCCAACGAGAACCTCCCCAGCAAGATGCTCCTGGTCTATGATCTCTACCTGTCTCCTAAGCTGTGGGCTCTGGCCACCCCCCAGAAGAATGGAAGGGTGCAGGAGAAGGTGATGGAACACCTGCTCAAGCTTTTTGGGACTTTTGGAGTCATCTCATCAGTGCGGATCCTCAAACCTGGGAGAGAGCTGCCCCCTGACATCCGGAGGATCAGCAGCCGCTACAGCCAAGTGGGGACCCAGGAGTGCGCCATCGTGGAGTTTGAGGAGGTGGAAGCCGCCATCAAAGCCCATGAGTTCATGATCACAGAATCTCAGGGCAAAGAGAACATGAAAGCTGTCCTGATTGGTATGAAGCCACCCAAAAAGAAACCtgccaaagacaaaaatcacgaCGAGGAGCCCCCTGTGAGCATCCACCTGAACAAGTCCCTGAACAAGAGAGTGGAGGAGCTTCAGTACATGGGTGATGAGTCTTCCGCCAACAGCTCCTCTGACCCCGAGAGCAACCCCACGTCCCCTATGGCGGGCCGACGGCACATGGCCACCAACAAGCTCAGCCCTTCTGGCCACCAGAATCTCTTTCTGAGTCCAAATGCCTCCCCGTGCACAAGTCCTTGGAGCAGCCCTTTGGCCCAACGCAAAGGCGTTTCCAGAAAGTCCCCACTGGCGGAGGAAGGTAGACTGAACTGCAGCACCAGCCCTGAGATCTTCCGCAAGTGTATGGATTATTCCTCTGACAGCAGCGTCACTCCCTCTGGCAGCCCCTGGGTCCGGAGGCGCCGCCAAGCCGAGATGGGGACCCAGGAGAAAAGCCCCGGTGTGAGTCCCCTGCTCTCCCGGAAGATGCAGACTGCAGATGGGTTACCTGTGGGGGTGCTGAGGTTGCCCAGGGGCCCTGACAACACCAGAGGATTTCATGGCCATGAGAGAAGCAGGGCCTGTGTATAA
- the LARP6 gene encoding la-related protein 6 isoform X4: MAQSGGEARPGPETAVQIRVAIQEAEDVDELEDEEEGAETRGAGDPARYLSPGWGSASEEEPSRGHRDRSSVNSRTMLTSFIVSSAPSTAPST; the protein is encoded by the exons ATGGCCCAGTCTGGCGGGGAGGCTCGGCCCGGGCCTGAGACGGCGGTGCAGATCCGCGTCGCCATCCAGGAGGCCGAGGACGTGGACGAGttggaggacgaggaggaggggGCGGAGACGCGGGGCGCCGGGGACCCGGCCCGGTACCTCAGCCCCGGCTGGGGCAGCGCCAGCGAGGAGGAGCCGAGCCGCGGGCACAG GGACAGGAGCTCGGTGAATTCAAGGACCATGCTTACTTCCTTCATTGTATCTTCAGCACCTAGCACAGCACCCAGCACATAG
- the LARP6 gene encoding la-related protein 6 isoform X2: MTKVKHLTRDWRTTAHALKYSVVLELNEDHRKVRRTTPVPLFPNENLPSKMLLVYDLYLSPKLWALATPQKNGRVQEKVMEHLLKLFGTFGVISSVRILKPGRELPPDIRRISSRYSQVGTQECAIVEFEEVEAAIKAHEFMITESQGKENMKAVLIGMKPPKKKPAKDKNHDEEPPVSIHLNKSLNKRVEELQYMGDESSANSSSDPESNPTSPMAGRRHMATNKLSPSGHQNLFLSPNASPCTSPWSSPLAQRKGVSRKSPLAEEGRLNCSTSPEIFRKCMDYSSDSSVTPSGSPWVRRRRQAEMGTQEKSPGVSPLLSRKMQTADGLPVGVLRLPRGPDNTRGFHGHERSRACV; encoded by the exons ATGACAAAG GTGAAACACCTTACACGGGACTGGAGAACCACAGCACATGCCTTGAAGTATTCAGTGGTCCTTGAGTTGAATGAGGACCACCGGAAGGTGAGGAGGACCACCCCTGTCCCACTGTTCCCCAACGAGAACCTCCCCAGCAAGATGCTCCTGGTCTATGATCTCTACCTGTCTCCTAAGCTGTGGGCTCTGGCCACCCCCCAGAAGAATGGAAGGGTGCAGGAGAAGGTGATGGAACACCTGCTCAAGCTTTTTGGGACTTTTGGAGTCATCTCATCAGTGCGGATCCTCAAACCTGGGAGAGAGCTGCCCCCTGACATCCGGAGGATCAGCAGCCGCTACAGCCAAGTGGGGACCCAGGAGTGCGCCATCGTGGAGTTTGAGGAGGTGGAAGCCGCCATCAAAGCCCATGAGTTCATGATCACAGAATCTCAGGGCAAAGAGAACATGAAAGCTGTCCTGATTGGTATGAAGCCACCCAAAAAGAAACCtgccaaagacaaaaatcacgaCGAGGAGCCCCCTGTGAGCATCCACCTGAACAAGTCCCTGAACAAGAGAGTGGAGGAGCTTCAGTACATGGGTGATGAGTCTTCCGCCAACAGCTCCTCTGACCCCGAGAGCAACCCCACGTCCCCTATGGCGGGCCGACGGCACATGGCCACCAACAAGCTCAGCCCTTCTGGCCACCAGAATCTCTTTCTGAGTCCAAATGCCTCCCCGTGCACAAGTCCTTGGAGCAGCCCTTTGGCCCAACGCAAAGGCGTTTCCAGAAAGTCCCCACTGGCGGAGGAAGGTAGACTGAACTGCAGCACCAGCCCTGAGATCTTCCGCAAGTGTATGGATTATTCCTCTGACAGCAGCGTCACTCCCTCTGGCAGCCCCTGGGTCCGGAGGCGCCGCCAAGCCGAGATGGGGACCCAGGAGAAAAGCCCCGGTGTGAGTCCCCTGCTCTCCCGGAAGATGCAGACTGCAGATGGGTTACCTGTGGGGGTGCTGAGGTTGCCCAGGGGCCCTGACAACACCAGAGGATTTCATGGCCATGAGAGAAGCAGGGCCTGTGTATAA
- the LARP6 gene encoding la-related protein 6 isoform X3, with product MLLVYDLYLSPKLWALATPQKNGRVQEKVMEHLLKLFGTFGVISSVRILKPGRELPPDIRRISSRYSQVGTQECAIVEFEEVEAAIKAHEFMITESQGKENMKAVLIGMKPPKKKPAKDKNHDEEPPVSIHLNKSLNKRVEELQYMGDESSANSSSDPESNPTSPMAGRRHMATNKLSPSGHQNLFLSPNASPCTSPWSSPLAQRKGVSRKSPLAEEGRLNCSTSPEIFRKCMDYSSDSSVTPSGSPWVRRRRQAEMGTQEKSPGVSPLLSRKMQTADGLPVGVLRLPRGPDNTRGFHGHERSRACV from the coding sequence ATGCTCCTGGTCTATGATCTCTACCTGTCTCCTAAGCTGTGGGCTCTGGCCACCCCCCAGAAGAATGGAAGGGTGCAGGAGAAGGTGATGGAACACCTGCTCAAGCTTTTTGGGACTTTTGGAGTCATCTCATCAGTGCGGATCCTCAAACCTGGGAGAGAGCTGCCCCCTGACATCCGGAGGATCAGCAGCCGCTACAGCCAAGTGGGGACCCAGGAGTGCGCCATCGTGGAGTTTGAGGAGGTGGAAGCCGCCATCAAAGCCCATGAGTTCATGATCACAGAATCTCAGGGCAAAGAGAACATGAAAGCTGTCCTGATTGGTATGAAGCCACCCAAAAAGAAACCtgccaaagacaaaaatcacgaCGAGGAGCCCCCTGTGAGCATCCACCTGAACAAGTCCCTGAACAAGAGAGTGGAGGAGCTTCAGTACATGGGTGATGAGTCTTCCGCCAACAGCTCCTCTGACCCCGAGAGCAACCCCACGTCCCCTATGGCGGGCCGACGGCACATGGCCACCAACAAGCTCAGCCCTTCTGGCCACCAGAATCTCTTTCTGAGTCCAAATGCCTCCCCGTGCACAAGTCCTTGGAGCAGCCCTTTGGCCCAACGCAAAGGCGTTTCCAGAAAGTCCCCACTGGCGGAGGAAGGTAGACTGAACTGCAGCACCAGCCCTGAGATCTTCCGCAAGTGTATGGATTATTCCTCTGACAGCAGCGTCACTCCCTCTGGCAGCCCCTGGGTCCGGAGGCGCCGCCAAGCCGAGATGGGGACCCAGGAGAAAAGCCCCGGTGTGAGTCCCCTGCTCTCCCGGAAGATGCAGACTGCAGATGGGTTACCTGTGGGGGTGCTGAGGTTGCCCAGGGGCCCTGACAACACCAGAGGATTTCATGGCCATGAGAGAAGCAGGGCCTGTGTATAA